AGCAAATTCCATATTGCCAAGTGCCACGGACAAGATTTGGTAGTCAGCAGCTTGAGAAGCAAATCGGAAATTATCAATATGATTTAGCAAGTTTGCCGCATGTAATTTTGAGTGCCCACGTATGCAGACATTTTCTAATCTTTGCACCACGTCTCGGCTCTCTAAAGTGGAAGTTTCATGATAAGTATTCCACCGAACAAAGTGATAGCCATGCTTTGATTATTAGATGTTGGGTAGTGCAATGGTCATAGAAGTTTCCCAAATGCACGAGACTAATTGCAAGCAATAGATTCATTGTAATCACTTGGGTAATGATCCCACGCATTGCACCTTGGTGTAGACCACACGTAATTCAAGGGAAATCAGCCtccttttattaaaaaaaaaaaaaaaaacaagtactTCAAGTCTCTATTTCAATCCTTGACAAGCAAGTCCCAATTGAGTCTTGAAgtgggggcatttgtagacaaagaaaatttatttaatttatttagtcgAGATTTATTAAAttgatcttgattaaattaaattaaattatagaagtcCATTATGTTTTGGACCGGCAAATTGGGCCaatattatatgggctattaaatcaaattaaatccaTAATGTCCGTTTAAGTTAGAGtgatttaattgatttattaaattcaCAATGGACTATTTGGGTTGGCCCAATATTCAAGCCCAAGTTAAATGGATTTCTTGGATAACAAGTGACCCAAAATGCAGGAAGATTCTGAGGGTTTTCTTGAAGACCTAACctacatattttggctataaatagaggtcttccCTCAAGGCAAAGGGATAGAAAAAATCCCTAACATTCagagaaactctgtcaaattccctcaagagctttcttcctcaaatccaagtccaaatcaagtcgaACAAATCCTCCTGCTATCGGTGTTGAAGACTTGAAGTTCCAAGTGTTTGACGCCATCATCAAATCAATTGTTTTCTACGCCGAAATTGTAGGAAACATCCTTTCAATTGGAGAACAAGTCTTTTCGGCCCTTCAATTGAAGCTAttcgaagaaaagaatcaggggattaatttctttgatttaagaattttcagagattgtaacctgcttattatttgatttaatcaatttgatacttgtgcaagttttcttgtcttttattttaggcaacaaaatttgtgcttacaATGGCAACCCACATTGAGCCCATCACCCAGCACTTGCCATCGATCAAGCCATCAGCAACCGTCATAAGCTCAGCTAGCAAGCTACTGACGAGGGAAAGGGTACTGACGGCACTGAGGAACGGTTCCTTCTCAAAATCGAAGGTCCTTCCTTACTTCTTCTCGGACAACAGCAGGAAGTCCAGCTCTCCTCTTCTTGGCGTACTGACGGCACTGAGGAACGGCACTGAGGAACGGTTCCTTCTCAAAACCGAAGGTCCTTCCTCACTTCTTCTCGGACAACAGCAGGAAGTCCAGCTCTCCTCTTCTTGGCGGAAGCACGCGAAGCGCACGAGAATGACGACCAAACTCCAGCCAATTAAATGGAGACACCTCAGCACAGCAACCACCATCCTCAGCAAACCCATTCGCTCTTTTACTATATAGGTAGATAAAACGGCGATCAGATGATCTGTCAGTTTCGATTAATCATCACATTTCGTCTTTTCCAAATACTCTTATGATCGAACATTTCTCACTAAATACTGATTCAAGCCCTCTTTTTTACTATTCCCTTTTTTTAGTTGCCTAGTGTAAAAGTTAGTACGTTTTTGGATCAATGGCTGAAACTCATATACAAGTAGCGGACGTCCCAGAGGAGGAATCACATTCACGGCAGCTGCAAGACCAGACTCCCCTGCTCAAGGTAGAACAAACTCACCAAtcccaaaatcaagaaactacGGAAGAAGATCAAGAGGCCTACACTCCTCTTGACAAGACCCTTAAAACATTAGACTCGTTCCTTACTCTTCTGGGCTTCAAACAAAATTCAATCTTGAGTGTCGGGCTGTCTTGGATGGTTTTCCTTCTCATTGGTTTTTTCCTTCCGGTGGTTATTCTTCAACTTTCCAATTGTCCCGGTTGTGAGAAGGGCCAAATTAAAAGTTTTGAGCTGGATATTGTGGCTTCTCAGGCTAGTTTGGCAGCTGCCTCTCTTATTTGTGTGTCCCACAATTTGCGCAAGTATGGCATTAGGAAGTTTCTATTTGTTGATAGGTATACTGGTCATGTGGAGAGGTTCAGTGACCAATATATTCAGAAGATCTCTGTGAGTATCTTTCTAATTGGACTTTGTAAATTGCACGATATGCAGGGTGGTTATGGTTCTGATCTTTCTGTTGTGTTCTTTATATGCTGCTTGTGTTTCTACAAGAAAGATAACAATGCATCCAAAATAAAGAGTAGTAGATGAGCTATTAAGCTGGTTcataacttgaaaaaaaaaaaagagtcaatcTTTTAAATTAATTGCTTTATATCAAGGAATAAGTTGCAGAAGTTTGCTGAGTAAATTTTGGTGAACATATTTAGACAATTAGCATTAATATCTGATATTCAGAAGTTTACTTTCTGCCGTCCGCTTATATTCTTGGGATCAATGGCAAAGAATCTTTCCGTGCAAATGGAAGTGTTTGGCTTGGAATGGAAAAAGGTTTAAGTTTCTATTGTACGTATTATTTGGTTTCTTTGAAACACACTACGACTGATGTTTTAAAAGAGTGGATGCTTCTTCTACTATATCATTGGGAATTATCCCAGCATATACTGGTGTGTCCGTTTCCTTCACGAGTTTTGCTTCAATATATTGCTTCTCTTGATATATTTGGTCGCTCTAAGTTTTTCTATTTTGGACTTGAGTAGTCTTTTACCTCTGAACAATTGATCTATGTAAAACTTTCGATATTTGGCACGTGTTGTAATACGACTGCCACAGTATAGGACTCATGGGGGTATCTCTATCTGCAGGAATCTGTCCGGTTGCTGGTGTTATGGGTACTGCCATGTTTCATTCTTAAGACTGCTCGTGAAGTCATCCGCATGTTATACGTGCATCATGAATTATGGTGGCAAACTGTCGTTATTTTACTAGCATTTGTTTTATCCTCAACCTATGTGACTATAATCTTTCTATCCTCCTGCATATTGTTCTATCTGGTCTGCAATTTACAGATTATACACTTCGATGACTATGGGAAGCTCTTGGAAAGGCAATCTGAtgttttaatattaataaaagaGCATATTCGTCTGCGGCATTATCTATCAAAAATAAGCCACAGATTTAGAATCTATCTTATTCTGGTGTTCTTGATTGTCACTGTAAGCCAGTTTGTGACTCTATTCCAAACTACTGGGTATACTGGAATCATCTCATTCATTAATGGAGGTGATTTTGCTGTAAGTTTGGACCTCATCATCACCCGCAATTGCTGTTTTGTTTATTGTCTCAATTGTTTGTCCATGGATTTGAATGCCGGACGGAAGTTCTCTAGAATAAAATTGGAACCCTTGGTAAAATTAAGAATTGCTGATTGATATCATTAGAACAAATTGGTGTGCTTAATTTCCTGAAACAGAGATTTGGACTCCGTTGCCAATATTTGCAGGTTTAAAGTCTATGTAGATATTCATAGACTACTATTCTCTATGCTTTGTCAGCAGCACATCTCAGCTTTTTCCTCTATGTGCACCTCTCCTGTTCTATTGTTGTGTAGTTGAGAGTATGACACGCTGACAATTTAAGGTTAAGTTCTTTTCTCTGGTTATTAGGTCTCTTCCATCGTCCAAGTAGCTGGAATAACTCTTTGCTTGAACGCAGCTGCAAAAATATCCCACAGAGCCCAAGGAATTGGATCGCTAGCTAGTCAGTGGCATGCTTTAAGGACATGCACTCCTACTGATGCATCTCAATTCAGGATTGCTAGCAGCACTGGAAGCCTGGAGGTGGATCATATGATAGGTTCTCTCTACACAAGCTACTCAGAAAGTGATTTGGAGTCTTTGGAATTTGTCCCGACCAGTCAAAGTACACCACTCTCTTCTTATGCATCTTCATACCACAAGAGGCAAGCCCTAGGTACGCGGATCAAATcctgtttttttgttttatttattctaTATCACCTTCCTCTGAGGTCTGTGGAGATATGGCCTTAGTCAGCTCAATATACCTTAAGTTAGCTCTTTCTTTTAATTAAGCTGCCTTTCTAGAGCTTGTTTATATGACATAGAAATCTGCTGAGGATGAAAAGAATCGTTCATTGGACAGAATGTCATATAATCCAGACTGTATTAATATTCTATTCTCAGTATATAGACCGGATGCCCAAATGGATGAATTTTACGTCATTTTTCTGACTCCATTATAAAGGCTTTTCCCTAGTATGAAGAATACGAGTAAATAAGTCGAGTAATAGCAGAATTACATTTTCTTAATCAATATGCCAAGAGTTGTGAAAGGGCATTTCGTTGTAGTATATGCTTCAGACAAGAAAGGGAATCTGATTATGAGTATGTTATCCGAAACTAAGAGAGAATTATCGTGAAAATACAACAGAGTTCTAGTTACTTTGGGAAGTCAAAGATACAAGTTGAATCGATTCTCTCTTTCTACCATTGCTGTTTGTTCGCCTCTTGCTCTGGAAGGGATTCATGTCTtcaatttgttttctttttaaagAATGAAAACACAAGACAAATAAGCAGCAAAAAGACAGATTCTAAGTGCTTTGCGCTTGGCAATTGCTGTTCATTAAAAAACTAAGAATGACTTCTCCTACCAAACAATAATATACCCTCAACACAGGCAAACCACCGCACGCGCACACAACTTTGAAGTGGTAGAATATGTAACACTGCAGTTTCTTTCAGTGCAACCACAAACTTTTCCTTCTTTGTACCCAGGCTCTTTCCTCTTGCTTGATCATCGAGTGTGTCTACGCTGTTTCTTTGCTTGAGCCTCTTTCTAACTGGCATCTTAATCCTGAATTGTCACGTACGCTCATAATTTTTGATTCTACAATGGCTATACAGTGACATATTTGCAGTCCAACCCCGGGGGAATTACGGTTTTTGGATGGACGGTTGATAGGGGACTGATCAACACCATTTTCTTCATTCAACTGTCGCTCGTGCTCTTTGTGCTTGGAAAGACCGTAGTTTTCACTTCACAGTAATCATCACCTGCCACGGCAAAGTGGCACATCAAAATCGTAATTGCGATCCAAAGTCGTCGGCCACCGTCCCTGGGGCAGCACCTATGTCACGTTTTGCTACAGGCATGCAAAGAGCATCGCAGGGTGCCCATCACACAAAGGAAATTTGCAATTTGACGGGCTCCGTTCATCATTTGCAATTTGTTCTTCACTGTCGCTTCTTTGGTTAAGATTACATGTAAATCATTATAGTAAAAGACATTGGAAAAggacccccaaaaaaaatataataataataataataataataacaggATAGTTATGAAGTGTCATTGACTTCGACTTGTACTATAATAGAAAACATAAACCAGTACGTATGGTTGGCTATTTGGAACAGCATTTTTTCGGGAAATTCTTTTACCTTTTATGACAGATTTAATATTAACCGTATTCATAAATGGGACACAGCATACAATCCTTGAATTGAAGAGCTATCTTCTCAGATGAAGATGCTCATGTTCAAGCAACAATCTCTCTCTGATGAGGGTGCTTAAGCGACAGTGCTGGTCTCGCTCCATCACcttccacaaaattcaacatgATAATCTGTCAACGTCTAGAAGGCAAACCCGGGGACAGGAAATACAAGCTAGGCTTCAACGACACCTGTAATTCTACAGCACATGCAGGCCAACGATGGTCAAGCAGTTGAACACAAACCCCACGCGTAGAGTCTAGATTCAGATAATGCCGCCTCTGCTACCTCGTGATCTTCCAAATATCCAACAACACACTAATTATTTCAACTACCCTACGTTGCCATAAATTAATTCATACAAAAAATTTACCATATATAGGCCACTAGAAGCTAGAAATACTAAACGTCAGGTAGGTAAAAATACGCAAAGGAAAAATCCATTCAGCAGATCTCACGTTGCACCAAACAATAAAAAGCCCAAGAAGCTCCAGATTTTTCTAGTAAAAATCCTTGCATCCTTGCACTAACACTTGCATGATGAACAGCAGAATTACAAGAATAGGATCAAAGATACACAAGGAAAGAAGCTGCCTATAAAGTCCAACGAAGACAAACTTAACGATGGTAAACGGTTCCTCAACATCATCAAGAATCTCTCTCACCCATATCCTGCACTGCATTCATTATTGAACCTACACTGATCAACCTTTGCATTCAATCTCTTTTAGTTACTTTTTTCCAACTATGAAAATTACCTTGAAACACTTTTGAGAAGCAAAAGCTAAGAGAACCAAAAGTATCCAAAACCAGAAGCAAGCACATCTATGATAATAAGTTCTCTCCTCGCTGCATCTATGAAAAACAATGAGACAAGGAATTTTAccacacataacacataaaaatGCAGTTTATAAACTAGAAGTTGACACCTCAGGATACGCTCCTTGTGACAGACAACCAGCGTCGCACTACAACTTTCTAATGATCCAAGTATTCATCTCTTCTTCCCAGCTAATGACGTTATCCATACCTTCCACTGTTAAAATATAGCACCCCCAAGTTGGTAGCGGCTCTAACTCAATACTGCCCCTTCACTCTTAAAATACTAAGCACCCCCAAGTTGTCAGCAGGCTCTAAGTCAAGACTGTCTCAGTTCATAAGAAGAATAGCACCTTAAATCCACCAGTCATCCTACAAGGCAAATAACAAGACCCACTTATAATTTATAAGACTTGAGGAAGACCTTTTGATGGAAAACATAAGGACAATGCAGTAGCACAAAATTGGAGCATTGGTCACATTATGATCTGTTGAACTAATAGGCAAACAATATCAGGCATAAATAGTGGAATACTAGAGAGAGACACAATCACGTCATACCTAAGAACAAATCATTGGTGATTAAACTCCAGAACCATATGTCAAGAATTCAAAACTACAGGTTATAGAAGTAAAAAGATCCCAGTATGACACTTGAAAATGATTGGATGTAAATGTGCTAGCCATTTAGTTTGCCCACACACATTCTCATCAACCTTAACTGTACATTCTTCTAATCTCAACAGGCGTACCAAAACATTAAGCTAGTAGCCAGTCAAAACAAACATATCATGAACCAATCAGTAGG
This portion of the Coffea eugenioides isolate CCC68of chromosome 11, Ceug_1.0, whole genome shotgun sequence genome encodes:
- the LOC113753383 gene encoding uncharacterized protein LOC113753383; translated protein: MAETHIQVADVPEEESHSRQLQDQTPLLKVEQTHQSQNQETTEEDQEAYTPLDKTLKTLDSFLTLLGFKQNSILSVGLSWMVFLLIGFFLPVVILQLSNCPGCEKGQIKSFELDIVASQASLAAASLICVSHNLRKYGIRKFLFVDRYTGHVERFSDQYIQKISESVRLLVLWVLPCFILKTAREVIRMLYVHHELWWQTVVILLAFVLSSTYVTIIFLSSCILFYLVCNLQIIHFDDYGKLLERQSDVLILIKEHIRLRHYLSKISHRFRIYLILVFLIVTVSQFVTLFQTTGYTGIISFINGGDFAVSSIVQVAGITLCLNAAAKISHRAQGIGSLASQWHALRTCTPTDASQFRIASSTGSLEVDHMIGSLYTSYSESDLESLEFVPTSQSTPLSSYASSYHKRQALVTYLQSNPGGITVFGWTVDRGLINTIFFIQLSLVLFVLGKTVVFTSQ